Proteins encoded together in one Ipomoea triloba cultivar NCNSP0323 chromosome 4, ASM357664v1 window:
- the LOC116014908 gene encoding glucan endo-1,3-beta-glucosidase 4-like: protein MMLKLWPVISLLICGLLSNIVGAFVGINIGTDVSNPPSALDTVALLKAHQITHVRLFDADAHMLKALSNTGIEVIVGVTNDEVLGIGESSSTAAAWVNNNVAAYMPSTNITAIAVGSEVLTSIPNAASVLVPALNYLHKALVAANLNDRVKVSTPQSMDIIAKAFPPSTAAFNSSWNSTVFQILQFLKSTNSYYMLNAYPYYEYVQSDGIFQIDYALFQPLSPVKQVVDPNTLFHYNSMFDAMVDATYNAITAFNFSDIPVVVTETGWPWFGGTKEPDATLENAETFIKNLVQRVSNDSGPPSQPGIPINTYIYELFNEDKRPGPVSERSWGIFFPNGSAVYPLNLDGSGDISDNSSAVFCIAKPGVETKKLQSGLNWACGQGHANCSDIQPGKSCYFPDSLENHASYAYNDYYQKMHTLGGTCDFDGTATTTTRDPSYGSCSFTGSSNSSIVGLFPSTALGPASPVTAKGWRTLAPDLGNILAIFLAVLLLEVNVMSRC from the exons ATGATGCTTAAACTATGGCCAGTAATTTCCCTGCTAATATGTGGGTTGTTGTCCAATATAGTAG gtgcattTGTGGGAATAAACATTGGGACTGATGTCTCAAACCCACCATCAGCATTGGATACGGTTGCACTCCTGAAAGCTCATCAGATAACGCATGTGCGCCTCTTTGATGCTGATGCTCATATGCTCAAAGCTCTATCAAATACTGGGATTGAAGTTATTGTTGGTGTCACGAATGATGAGGTGTTGGGGATCGGCGAATCCTCATCAACAGCAGCAGCTTGGGTGAACAATAACGTGGCTGCTTACATGCCATCAACTAATATTACAGCAATTGCGGTGGGAAGTGAAGTCCTAACTTCAATTCCAAATGCTGCATCGGTTCTAGTTCCTGCACTGAATTACCTGCATAAAGCCCTGGTTGCTGCTAACCTAAATGATCGAGTTAAAGTCTCAACGCCTCAATCAATGGACATAATTGCAAAGGCCTTTCCCCCATCCACCGCCGCTTTCAATTCGTCATGGAATTCCACGGTTTTTCAGATCCTTCAGTTTCTAAAAAGCACAAACTCGTACTATATGCTAAATGCTTATCCTTATTATGAGTATGTTCAGTCTGACGGTATCTTTCAGATTGATTATGCACTCTTCCAACCTCTTTCCCCAGTCAAACAAGTCGTTGATCCAAATACCCTTTTCCACTACAACAGCATGTTTGATGCCATGGTGGATGCTACATATAACGCTATTACGGCCTTCAACTTTTCAGATATCCCTGTCGTAGTGACAGAAACTGGTTGGCCATGGTTTGGCGGTACAAAAGAACCCGATGCTACTTTAGAAAATGCTGAaacttttattaaaaatttggtTCAGCGTGTTTCAAATGATTCTGGACCGCCTAGTCAGCCTGGAATTCCCATTAATACTTATATATACGAGTTGTTTAATGAGGACAAAAGGCCTGGACCTGTCTCTGAGAGAAGCTGGGGTATATTTTTTCCAAATGGGAGTGCAGTTTATCCCCTAAATTTGGATGGTTCAGGCGACATTTCTGATAATTCTTCTGCAGTGTTCTGTATAGCAAAGCCTGGGGTGGAAACTAAGAAGCTGCAAAGTGGACTTAACTGGGCATGTGGGCAAGGGCATGCTAATTGCTCCGACATTCAACCAGGAAAAAGTTGTTATTTCCCCGATAGTTTGGAAAACCATGCTTCTTATGCCTACAATGACTATTATCAGAAAATGCATACTCTGGGAGGAACTTGTGACTTCGATGGCACAGCAACGACCACAACAAGGGATCCCA GTTATGGGTCTTGTAGCTTTACTGGAAG TTCAAATTCAAGTATAGTCGGTTTGTTCCCTTCCACTGCATTAGGGCCTGCAAGCCCAGTAACCGCTAAAGGTTGGAGGACTCTAGCTCCTGATCTCGGGAATATTTTGGCGATATTTCTTGCTGTGTTGTTGCTtgaggtaaatgtaatgtcaagATGTTGA